One window of the Brevibacterium limosum genome contains the following:
- a CDS encoding asparaginase → MLDFSPITAPHLLLAALGGTIASTSDHSGGVVPALSGAEIAAAAGLDQVWPNLQADFTQVAQVSSANVTLEMLFDVVELARTSDADGIVLTQGTDTLEESAFGLWLLNDSGTHIAATGAMRNPTLPGADGPANVRAAALTTLSDQVSDLPASLVFDDEVHDPRFVTKSHATSTAAFSSGPVLGAIGWLSEDDLHLPHAPRTPKSPFAGLSRPSRLSKIALAEVGLGEPGETLDLIAGSGFGGAVISGVGGGHVSEDLLPAVSRLADAMPVVLASRTGAGVSLRRTYGYPGGEIGLLEAGLIPAGILDARKARIVLNLALSFGFDPAEVFGHFR, encoded by the coding sequence ATGCTGGATTTCTCGCCCATCACTGCACCGCACCTGCTGCTTGCCGCCCTCGGCGGGACAATCGCCTCGACGTCGGACCATTCGGGTGGGGTCGTCCCTGCACTCTCGGGCGCCGAGATCGCTGCGGCCGCTGGCCTCGATCAGGTCTGGCCGAATCTGCAGGCCGATTTCACTCAGGTCGCTCAGGTCTCGAGCGCGAATGTCACCTTGGAGATGCTCTTCGACGTCGTCGAGCTCGCCCGCACGTCGGATGCCGACGGCATCGTCCTCACCCAAGGCACCGACACCCTCGAGGAGTCCGCGTTCGGGCTCTGGCTGCTCAATGACTCGGGCACTCACATCGCCGCCACCGGGGCCATGCGCAACCCGACCCTGCCGGGTGCTGACGGACCGGCCAACGTCCGCGCCGCCGCGCTCACCACGCTGTCTGACCAGGTCAGCGACCTGCCGGCGTCTCTTGTGTTCGATGACGAAGTCCACGATCCGAGGTTCGTGACGAAGTCGCATGCGACCTCGACGGCCGCGTTCTCCTCCGGTCCCGTCCTCGGTGCGATCGGGTGGCTGAGCGAGGACGACCTCCACCTCCCGCACGCACCACGCACCCCGAAGTCGCCCTTTGCCGGGCTGTCCCGTCCGTCTCGGCTGAGCAAGATCGCTCTCGCCGAGGTGGGGCTGGGTGAACCGGGAGAGACCCTTGATCTCATCGCCGGTTCCGGATTCGGCGGCGCCGTGATCTCCGGAGTCGGCGGAGGGCACGTCTCCGAGGATCTCCTGCCCGCGGTGTCCCGTCTGGCAGATGCCATGCCGGTGGTTCTCGCCTCGCGCACAGGAGCCGGCGTGAGCCTGCGCCGTACCTACGGCTATCCGGGAGGGGAGATCGGCCTGCTCGAGGCCGGACTCATCCCCGCCGGGATCCTCGACGCCCGCAAGGCCCGCATCGTGCTCAACCTGGCGCTGAGCTTCGGCTTTGACCCCGCCGAGGTGTTCGGTCACTTCAGGTGA
- a CDS encoding DUF3375 domain-containing protein has translation MSALSSALAYRRLIESDATLRMLRADNLAVMAGTLDAHLGRPGTRMNTEDLHESIDADLEELRDHFDLSLRTAKAYCDDWRRAEILVRRPATGARGETYELSAAGFDAIRMLEQLRTPPQTATESRLVSLAQSVRQLAIDTDPDSSRRLASLRAERDRIDAEIARVRRGDPRSVVLDRRRANERVGDILQQAQGLPADFARVRARFEELNQELRVSILAAEDSQSQVLDEVFRGVDLIESSDEGRTFSAFAALVRDPEQSAAFDDDIAAILDRDFSATLSLATRRSLRTLMRQMKDGSHEVSDILTEFARGLRRYVHSHEFQRDRVMRTLLQEGLAAAAPVSQELKPYDEVGIDLELSSVSLGSVGEVILHDPEEFNAGDELGEATDSEIDFAELIAVARESEIDFAELTENINSVVTSSHEASVAEVLETFPATQGLASVVGLLSLASTYGHVDHDNREILTWAGVDGIARTAAIRRHYFTEGITL, from the coding sequence ATGTCCGCCTTGTCATCCGCGCTCGCATATCGAAGACTCATCGAGTCCGACGCGACTCTGCGCATGCTCCGGGCAGACAACCTCGCCGTCATGGCCGGCACGCTCGATGCCCACCTGGGGCGTCCCGGCACCCGGATGAATACGGAAGACCTGCACGAGAGCATCGACGCCGACCTCGAAGAGCTGCGCGACCACTTCGACCTCTCACTGCGCACGGCGAAAGCCTACTGCGACGACTGGCGACGTGCGGAGATCCTCGTCCGCCGGCCCGCCACCGGGGCGAGGGGTGAGACCTACGAACTCTCCGCAGCCGGGTTCGACGCCATCCGGATGCTCGAACAGCTGCGCACCCCACCGCAGACAGCCACCGAATCCCGGCTGGTCAGCCTCGCCCAATCCGTACGCCAGCTGGCCATCGACACCGACCCGGACAGCTCCCGGAGGCTGGCTTCTCTGCGCGCCGAACGCGACCGCATCGACGCCGAGATCGCCCGTGTCCGTCGCGGCGACCCCCGCTCGGTCGTCCTCGACCGTCGGCGGGCGAACGAACGAGTGGGCGACATCCTCCAACAGGCACAGGGTCTGCCTGCCGACTTCGCCCGTGTGCGCGCTCGCTTCGAGGAGCTCAATCAGGAGCTGAGGGTCTCGATCCTCGCCGCCGAGGACTCCCAGTCCCAAGTCCTCGACGAGGTCTTCCGCGGAGTCGACCTCATCGAATCCTCCGATGAAGGCCGCACATTCTCCGCTTTCGCCGCTCTCGTCCGTGACCCCGAACAGTCCGCGGCCTTCGACGACGACATCGCCGCCATCCTCGACCGTGACTTCTCGGCCACTCTGTCGCTGGCCACGCGTCGGTCCCTGCGCACCCTGATGCGGCAGATGAAGGACGGTTCCCACGAGGTCTCGGACATCCTCACCGAATTCGCCCGCGGCCTGCGCCGCTACGTCCACTCCCACGAATTCCAACGCGACCGCGTCATGCGCACCCTGCTGCAGGAAGGATTGGCCGCGGCCGCTCCCGTGTCGCAGGAGCTCAAGCCCTACGACGAGGTCGGCATCGACCTCGAACTCTCGAGCGTGTCGCTGGGCAGCGTCGGCGAGGTCATCCTCCACGACCCCGAGGAGTTCAACGCCGGGGACGAGCTCGGAGAGGCCACCGACTCCGAGATCGACTTCGCCGAACTCATCGCCGTCGCCCGCGAATCAGAGATCGACTTCGCCGAACTCACCGAGAACATCAACTCCGTCGTCACCTCCTCCCATGAGGCCTCCGTCGCCGAGGTGCTCGAGACCTTCCCCGCAACCCAGGGCCTGGCCAGCGTCGTCGGCCTCCTGTCCCTGGCCAGCACGTACGGCCACGTCGACCACGACAACCGCGAAATCCTCACCTGGGCCGGCGTCGACGGCATCGCCCGCACCGCCGCCATCCGCCGTCACTACTTCACCGAAGGCATCACCCTATGA
- a CDS encoding DUF4194 domain-containing protein → MSSIDHTDPVPEAAADEVSHNPSGLWSGDTGTLGERTRRVLLELLKGPYVSGTQSPQLWAALVADEGLVRSRLHDLFLDLVIDRVDEFAFTRKVVTDEIDAPAAVRSERLTFLDTAMLLVLRQLLLAAPGEKRVIVDREEVYERLAIYRTGDESTFQRNLNGAWSRMSNRLRVLHKAGEDRFEVSPMVKFLIDEDRVRELIDVYERIASGESDAMEDVADSLTEAADTASDTPSNTGSTVETDTDDEEDEA, encoded by the coding sequence ATGAGCTCCATCGACCACACCGATCCTGTCCCCGAGGCGGCCGCGGACGAAGTCAGCCACAACCCCAGTGGTCTGTGGTCCGGTGACACCGGAACCCTGGGAGAGCGAACCCGCCGAGTGCTGCTCGAACTGCTCAAGGGACCGTACGTGTCGGGGACGCAGAGCCCGCAGCTGTGGGCCGCCCTCGTCGCCGACGAAGGCCTCGTCCGTTCCCGACTGCATGATCTGTTCCTCGACCTCGTCATCGACCGGGTCGACGAGTTCGCGTTCACCCGCAAGGTCGTCACCGACGAGATCGACGCCCCCGCCGCGGTGCGCAGCGAACGCCTCACCTTCCTCGACACGGCCATGCTGCTGGTGCTGCGGCAGCTGCTCTTGGCCGCGCCGGGGGAGAAACGCGTCATCGTCGATCGGGAAGAGGTCTACGAGAGACTCGCGATCTACCGCACCGGCGACGAATCGACGTTCCAGCGCAACCTCAACGGAGCATGGTCGCGGATGAGCAACCGCCTGCGCGTGCTCCACAAAGCAGGGGAAGACCGTTTCGAGGTCTCTCCGATGGTGAAGTTCCTCATCGACGAGGATCGGGTGCGTGAGCTCATCGACGTCTACGAACGCATCGCCTCAGGTGAGAGCGACGCCATGGAGGATGTTGCCGATTCCCTCACCGAGGCGGCCGACACCGCATCCGACACCCCATCCAACACCGGATCCACTGTCGAGACCGACACCGACGACGAGGAGGACGAGGCGTGA
- a CDS encoding ATP-binding protein — protein sequence MTEALFPLDAAFVADQARARGANRPDVGSQWRLSEIQIANWGTFDADIHRIPVSHQGHLITGPSGSGKSSLLDGIAAVLTPDKWLRFNVAAQTAGARLDQRSLVSYVRGAWTRTADTDEDRVVSKYLRPRATWSGIILRYDNGSDRPLSLARLFFIKGSGTKATDLSDACVLERASLDLSDLQHYARSGLETRRLKADHPDAVVTSNGHHGKFYARMRKTFGMADESALQLLHKTQSAKSLDSLDRLFRDHMLETPVTFDLADTAVAQFGDLKDAHDHVVQLRKQRDHLLQLREAASRFETANDIAAKSIALSEALLPYQKRRELDILRADLSALTRQIVELEVTADRAKRDFDAAVDEYDLARRATLELGGSEAEHLQQRIDTAETERRAIAERWASLARQLEQAGIEHAPTTAAEFAELQAQIASSLDDDTQVAGPSHADHDRFSQARAKVRELEGEIESLRRSGSTVPNNLLAIRSELAAGTGLSEKALPFAAELIEVDPDEARWTGAIERVLRPMALTVLVRAENLSAVRTWVDAHRIRGRLVFEEIPHSVPSPRPVGSEKSLVNKVHVSDTGFGDWVRTTLSERFDFACVDYPDELDDHPRAVTVKGQIKTSRTRYEKDDRRAIDDRSQWVLGDREAKLEALVESLKEAQSELAAAEQVVAAADAETAQAHRRRGILAGIREQSWRDVDRDGAAERVTTLERQLAELEDADGDLQQAIGAEREAKVVKDTAEKAKNDADYALRRANEESTGLRSNITRIEDDVNSGRVAEVEGHLGEQLDERFRKIQRSIKRENLAEVGQQVSRVLQEEKDRAQAEASRSGQSVTRLAAEFKAAWPSVSSQLTAEVDDRRAYLAMLDEIEAHGLPDHENRFRELLQQRSRDLIGELLNEIHAAPREIEDRVAPINSSLLRSQFDEDRYLRLKVKTRRSETVNAFIADLRLVASGSWGEDDMETAEKKYDTLAEVMRRFASSEHVDKVWKTQCLDTRLHVSFLAEEIDDHGRAHATYDSGAAMSGGQQQKLVIFCLAAALRYQLADPDEAISKYGTIILDEAFDKADTRYTRMALDIFIEFGFHMVLATPQKLLQTIEPYVGAATSIENPSRQKTLTSTMVWDETERAGTGAESGSESESADGAVEESAGSGGIGDSKGSDSSESVRVAGEVELEFEESDAR from the coding sequence GTGACCGAGGCACTGTTCCCGCTCGACGCGGCCTTCGTCGCCGATCAGGCGCGCGCCCGCGGAGCGAACCGACCCGACGTCGGCAGCCAGTGGCGACTGAGCGAGATCCAGATCGCGAACTGGGGCACCTTCGACGCCGACATCCATCGCATACCCGTCTCTCATCAGGGCCACCTCATCACCGGTCCCTCCGGTTCGGGCAAGTCGTCCCTGCTCGACGGCATCGCCGCCGTCCTCACGCCGGACAAATGGCTGCGCTTCAACGTCGCCGCTCAGACCGCGGGCGCTCGTCTCGATCAGCGCAGTCTCGTCAGCTACGTCCGCGGAGCCTGGACCCGAACCGCCGACACGGACGAGGACCGGGTCGTCAGCAAGTACCTGCGTCCGCGCGCCACCTGGAGCGGGATCATCCTCCGCTACGACAACGGCAGCGATAGGCCTCTGTCGTTGGCCCGGCTGTTCTTCATCAAGGGTTCGGGCACGAAGGCGACTGACCTCTCCGACGCCTGCGTTCTGGAGCGCGCGTCCCTCGACCTCTCCGACCTCCAGCACTACGCTCGGTCCGGGCTCGAGACCCGCAGACTCAAGGCCGACCACCCGGATGCGGTGGTCACCTCGAACGGCCACCACGGGAAGTTCTATGCACGGATGCGCAAGACCTTCGGCATGGCCGACGAGTCCGCCCTCCAGCTGCTGCACAAGACCCAGTCGGCGAAGAGCCTCGACAGCCTCGACCGGCTCTTCCGGGACCATATGCTCGAAACCCCGGTGACCTTCGACCTCGCAGACACCGCCGTCGCCCAGTTCGGTGACCTCAAGGACGCTCACGACCATGTCGTGCAGCTGCGCAAACAGCGCGACCACCTGCTCCAGCTGCGGGAAGCCGCCTCCCGCTTCGAGACCGCCAATGACATCGCCGCGAAGTCGATCGCCCTGAGCGAAGCCCTGCTGCCGTACCAGAAGCGGCGCGAGCTCGATATCCTGCGTGCCGACCTGTCCGCGCTGACGCGGCAGATCGTCGAACTCGAAGTCACCGCCGACCGCGCGAAACGCGACTTCGACGCCGCCGTAGACGAATACGACTTGGCCAGGCGAGCCACTCTCGAACTCGGCGGCTCCGAGGCCGAACACCTGCAGCAGCGCATCGACACAGCCGAGACCGAACGCCGCGCCATCGCCGAACGCTGGGCGTCACTGGCCCGACAGCTCGAACAGGCCGGCATCGAGCACGCCCCGACCACGGCCGCCGAATTCGCCGAACTCCAGGCCCAGATCGCCTCCAGCCTCGACGACGACACGCAGGTCGCCGGGCCCAGCCACGCCGACCATGACCGGTTCTCCCAAGCGAGGGCCAAGGTGCGCGAACTCGAAGGTGAGATCGAATCGCTGCGCCGGTCCGGATCGACCGTGCCGAACAACCTCCTGGCGATCCGCTCCGAACTCGCTGCCGGCACCGGTCTGAGCGAGAAGGCGCTGCCGTTCGCCGCCGAACTCATCGAAGTCGACCCCGACGAGGCCCGGTGGACCGGCGCGATCGAACGAGTGCTGCGCCCCATGGCACTGACCGTCCTCGTCCGGGCGGAGAACCTCTCGGCAGTGCGCACCTGGGTCGACGCCCACCGCATCCGCGGTCGACTCGTCTTCGAGGAGATCCCGCACTCGGTGCCGAGCCCTCGCCCTGTCGGCAGTGAGAAGTCGCTGGTGAACAAGGTGCATGTTTCCGACACCGGCTTCGGCGACTGGGTCCGGACCACCCTGTCCGAACGCTTCGACTTCGCCTGCGTCGACTACCCCGACGAACTCGACGACCACCCGCGCGCGGTCACCGTCAAGGGGCAGATCAAGACCTCACGCACCCGCTACGAAAAGGACGACCGGCGAGCCATCGACGATCGCAGCCAATGGGTCCTCGGCGACCGCGAAGCGAAACTCGAAGCCCTCGTCGAATCCCTCAAAGAGGCTCAGTCGGAACTGGCCGCCGCCGAACAGGTGGTCGCGGCAGCCGACGCCGAAACCGCCCAGGCCCACCGCCGTCGCGGCATCCTCGCCGGCATTCGCGAACAGTCCTGGCGCGACGTCGACCGCGACGGCGCGGCCGAGAGAGTCACGACTCTCGAACGGCAGCTGGCCGAACTCGAAGACGCCGACGGAGACCTGCAGCAGGCGATCGGTGCCGAACGTGAGGCGAAGGTCGTCAAGGACACGGCCGAGAAAGCGAAGAACGACGCCGACTATGCCCTGCGCCGAGCGAACGAAGAATCGACGGGTCTGCGCTCGAACATCACCCGGATCGAAGACGACGTCAACTCCGGTCGGGTAGCGGAGGTGGAGGGCCACCTCGGCGAACAGCTCGACGAACGCTTCCGCAAGATCCAACGCAGCATCAAGCGGGAGAACCTCGCCGAGGTGGGCCAGCAGGTCTCGCGGGTGCTGCAGGAGGAGAAGGACCGGGCCCAGGCCGAAGCAAGCCGGTCGGGGCAGTCCGTGACGCGGCTGGCCGCCGAGTTCAAGGCCGCATGGCCGTCGGTGTCGTCCCAGCTGACAGCCGAAGTCGATGATCGTCGAGCCTATCTGGCGATGCTCGATGAGATCGAAGCGCACGGCCTGCCCGATCATGAGAACCGTTTCCGGGAGCTGCTGCAGCAGCGCTCCCGTGACCTCATCGGCGAACTCCTCAACGAGATCCACGCCGCCCCGCGCGAGATCGAGGATCGGGTCGCCCCGATCAATTCGTCCCTGCTGCGCTCGCAGTTCGACGAGGACCGGTACCTGCGGCTCAAGGTCAAGACCCGCCGCTCCGAGACCGTCAACGCCTTCATCGCCGATCTTCGACTCGTCGCCAGCGGCAGCTGGGGCGAGGACGATATGGAGACCGCGGAGAAGAAGTACGACACCCTCGCCGAGGTGATGCGCCGATTCGCCTCCAGCGAGCACGTCGACAAGGTGTGGAAGACCCAATGTCTGGACACCCGTCTGCACGTGAGCTTCCTCGCCGAGGAGATCGACGATCACGGGCGCGCGCACGCCACCTACGATTCGGGTGCTGCGATGTCCGGTGGCCAGCAGCAGAAGCTCGTGATCTTCTGCCTGGCGGCAGCGCTGCGGTATCAGCTGGCCGACCCGGACGAGGCGATCTCGAAATACGGCACGATCATCCTCGACGAGGCCTTCGACAAGGCCGACACCCGCTACACCCGGATGGCTCTCGACATCTTCATCGAGTTCGGGTTCCACATGGTGCTGGCCACCCCGCAGAAGCTGCTGCAGACGATCGAACCGTATGTGGGGGCGGCGACCTCGATCGAGAATCCGAGCCGGCAGAAGACCCTGACCTCGACGATGGTGTGGGACGAGACGGAGCGGGCCGGGACTGGAGCGGAGTCGGGCTCGGAGTCAGAATCGGCTGATGGCGCGGTCGAGGAGTCGGCTGGATCTGGTGGGATAGGTGATTCCAAGGGTTCGGACAGTTCCGAGAGCGTCCGTGTGGCCGGTGAAGTCGAGCTTGAGTTCGAGGAGTCGGACGCCCGATGA
- a CDS encoding Wadjet anti-phage system protein JetD domain-containing protein, with the protein MTMLSVAEARTKARTRLSSSMASWAAEATSDVRVEIALKPPTEKQVLSDQAAAADWAGSWRAVEGKAGDASRLEIDWEDRTWARVGRQRVPIRLRLLTPDEVAGFVGGDAARDWRKLRDRAQLVRERFRAESNDTASIGDEDADDTEDGNSLAAAIRSQSKRILSLSDAAFVTVIDVVDWLCTRPLGSLRPRQLPIRGVDSKWFETHRSLVTALLGGIGHADAVTVLDAEPRLRLRILDSALIDTHLDDITAPISQLSRLPLSPRVVFVFENLESVLAMPEWHGAVAVHGSGYAVDGVARLQWIGDARIIYWGDLDSHGFAILNRLRSHLPEVESVLMDEATLVAHQDLWVPEPKPSTGTFAHLTGTEARALERLHAEGGVRLEQERIPWETALNRLRTAAEVETSGHLGEGTGRGVGTEHRLGEGLDDDR; encoded by the coding sequence ATGACGATGCTCTCTGTCGCCGAGGCTCGGACGAAGGCACGTACTCGCCTGAGTTCGTCCATGGCCTCGTGGGCGGCGGAGGCGACAAGTGACGTGCGTGTTGAGATCGCCCTCAAACCACCGACGGAGAAGCAGGTGCTCTCCGATCAGGCTGCCGCCGCCGACTGGGCCGGCAGTTGGCGGGCGGTCGAGGGCAAGGCAGGAGACGCCTCGCGGCTCGAGATCGATTGGGAGGACCGCACCTGGGCCCGAGTCGGTCGCCAACGTGTTCCTATCCGACTGCGTCTGCTCACGCCCGACGAAGTCGCCGGCTTCGTCGGTGGCGACGCCGCCCGCGATTGGCGCAAGCTGCGTGACCGGGCCCAGCTGGTCCGAGAACGGTTCAGGGCTGAGTCGAACGACACTGCGTCGATCGGCGACGAAGATGCGGATGACACTGAGGACGGGAACTCCCTGGCAGCGGCGATCCGGTCCCAGTCGAAACGGATCCTCTCCTTGTCCGACGCCGCATTCGTTACTGTCATCGACGTCGTCGACTGGCTGTGCACCCGTCCGCTCGGATCGCTGCGACCCAGACAGCTGCCCATCCGCGGGGTGGACTCGAAATGGTTCGAGACCCACCGCAGCCTCGTCACCGCCCTGCTCGGAGGGATCGGCCACGCCGATGCGGTGACCGTCCTCGACGCCGAACCGAGACTGCGCCTGCGCATCCTCGATTCGGCACTCATCGACACGCATCTCGATGACATCACCGCACCGATCTCCCAACTCAGTCGCCTGCCCCTTTCGCCGAGGGTGGTCTTCGTCTTCGAGAACCTCGAATCCGTGCTCGCGATGCCTGAATGGCACGGAGCCGTCGCCGTCCACGGCTCCGGATACGCCGTCGACGGAGTCGCTCGACTGCAGTGGATCGGCGACGCGCGCATCATCTATTGGGGCGACCTCGACTCCCATGGTTTCGCGATCCTCAACCGCCTGCGCAGCCACCTGCCGGAGGTCGAATCCGTGCTCATGGACGAAGCAACACTGGTCGCGCACCAGGATCTCTGGGTACCGGAACCGAAGCCGAGCACCGGCACTTTCGCGCATCTCACCGGCACCGAGGCACGTGCCCTCGAACGATTACATGCTGAAGGAGGCGTCCGGCTTGAACAGGAACGCATCCCCTGGGAGACGGCTCTGAACCGACTGCGGACCGCGGCCGAGGTGGAGACCTCGGGTCACCTCGGCGAAGGAACAGGTCGTGGCGTGGGAACGGAGCACCGCCTCGGCGAGGGCCTCGATGACGACCGATAA
- a CDS encoding MFS transporter — MAWERSTASARASMTTDKPRGGLTALCVAELVCWGLLYYSLPVAVTPISDDMGWSHTTVTAALTVGLIVSALMGPSVGRILDRHGPQLIMGAGTAVGVVALGLVAIAPNLAVFFAAWILAGFAQAATLYPPAFAVITRWYGAERTKPLTTITLVGGLASTVFAPIIAWLIDSLGWRGTYGVLAGLLAALALPMHLLFLNRTWTDEAAASTVKPSRAELHQVTRHPRFITLQIAVAVATFTLFAVTINIIPLIIERGADYSLAAIALGLVGFGQVAGRFGYPSLERHSSTRSRTVILFASGAVSLWLLALVPGPIWLLIGIAVLGGGVRGCMTLLQATAVSDRWGTRNFGAVNGVFVAPITAGTALAPVAGPALAGVLGEYPMMALAMAGLLTLATLLSARA; from the coding sequence GTGGCGTGGGAACGGAGCACCGCCTCGGCGAGGGCCTCGATGACGACCGATAAGCCGCGCGGGGGACTGACCGCCCTCTGCGTCGCCGAACTGGTGTGCTGGGGCCTGCTCTACTACTCCCTGCCGGTGGCGGTCACCCCGATCTCTGACGATATGGGCTGGAGCCACACGACGGTGACGGCGGCGCTGACGGTCGGGCTCATCGTCTCAGCGCTCATGGGACCCAGCGTTGGGCGGATACTCGACAGGCACGGCCCGCAGTTGATCATGGGCGCGGGTACGGCCGTCGGGGTCGTCGCACTCGGACTAGTCGCGATCGCGCCGAATCTCGCCGTGTTCTTCGCCGCCTGGATCCTCGCCGGATTCGCCCAGGCAGCGACGCTCTACCCACCGGCTTTCGCTGTCATCACCCGCTGGTACGGGGCGGAGCGGACGAAGCCCCTGACGACGATCACGCTCGTCGGCGGGCTCGCCTCGACGGTCTTCGCCCCGATCATCGCCTGGCTCATCGACAGCCTCGGCTGGCGGGGAACCTATGGTGTGCTCGCCGGACTGCTCGCCGCCCTCGCGCTGCCGATGCACCTGTTGTTCCTCAACCGCACCTGGACCGACGAGGCGGCCGCATCCACGGTGAAGCCGAGCCGGGCCGAACTGCACCAAGTCACTCGTCACCCGCGTTTCATCACCCTGCAGATCGCCGTCGCGGTCGCGACGTTCACCCTGTTCGCGGTGACAATCAACATTATCCCGCTCATCATCGAACGCGGTGCCGACTACAGTCTGGCGGCCATCGCCCTCGGCCTGGTCGGCTTCGGTCAGGTGGCCGGACGATTCGGCTACCCGAGTCTGGAACGGCACTCGTCGACACGGTCGCGGACGGTCATCCTCTTCGCCTCGGGCGCGGTCAGTCTGTGGCTGCTCGCCCTGGTTCCCGGCCCGATCTGGCTGCTCATCGGCATCGCCGTGCTCGGCGGCGGAGTGCGCGGCTGCATGACATTGCTGCAGGCCACGGCGGTGTCCGATCGGTGGGGGACGAGGAACTTCGGGGCCGTCAACGGCGTATTTGTCGCTCCAATCACCGCGGGCACGGCGCTCGCACCGGTCGCGGGTCCGGCGCTGGCCGGGGTACTCGGCGAGTACCCGATGATGGCGCTGGCCATGGCCGGGCTGCTCACGCTGGCGACCCTGCTGTCTGCGCGGGCGTGA
- the poxB gene encoding ubiquinone-dependent pyruvate dehydrogenase, producing the protein MPTVARNIVDTLVASGVKRVYGIPGDSLNGFTDALRVNPQLEWVHVRHEEAASFAASGEAALTGELAVCAGSCGPGNLHLINGLFDAQRSRVPVLAIAAQIPSDEIGSNYFQETHPTELFRDCSVYVENVSSAEQMPRLLRIAMREAIEKRGVAVLVIPGDVGLSEIDGAAEVVKAYPSHMTPADSQIEAAAKALNKGKKTTILAGAGTEGAHDELLAIAEKLQAPIVHSIRGKEFVEYDNPYDVGMTGLLGFSSGYAALKDCDTLLMLGTDLPYQQFYPEDATVIQVDVRGSQIGRRTKVDIPLVGTVADTVEALLPKIKPNRSSTHLNALTKHYQRTRKDLDELATPSKRTIHPQYLTRLLDEMADDDAVFIPDVGSPVVWAARYLTMNGKRRLIGSFSHGSMANALSQSVGVQSAFEDRQTIALAGDGGLAMLLGELITLTQNKLPVKTVVYNNSSLNFVELEMKAAGFVTFGTDLDNPDFSTIAEAVGIKGFRVEKSKDLPKVVKEFLAYPGPAVLDVVTERQELSMPPSITVEQAKGFALYAIRTVLSGKGDELIDLARTNLRQLF; encoded by the coding sequence ATGCCCACCGTCGCAAGAAACATCGTCGATACCCTCGTAGCCAGCGGAGTCAAGCGCGTCTACGGCATCCCGGGTGATTCGCTCAACGGATTCACCGATGCCCTGCGGGTCAACCCGCAGCTCGAATGGGTCCACGTCCGCCACGAGGAGGCCGCTTCCTTCGCCGCCAGCGGCGAGGCCGCCCTGACCGGTGAACTCGCGGTCTGCGCCGGCAGCTGCGGACCCGGCAACCTCCACCTCATCAACGGGCTCTTCGACGCCCAGCGTTCGCGGGTTCCCGTGCTGGCCATCGCCGCCCAGATCCCCAGCGACGAGATCGGCTCGAACTACTTCCAGGAGACCCACCCGACCGAGCTGTTCCGTGACTGCAGCGTCTACGTCGAGAACGTCTCCTCGGCCGAGCAGATGCCCCGACTGCTGCGCATCGCCATGCGTGAAGCGATCGAGAAGCGCGGCGTCGCCGTCCTCGTCATCCCCGGTGACGTCGGTCTGTCCGAGATCGATGGCGCCGCCGAGGTGGTCAAGGCCTACCCGTCGCACATGACCCCGGCCGACTCTCAGATCGAAGCCGCGGCGAAGGCCCTCAACAAGGGCAAGAAGACGACGATCCTCGCCGGTGCCGGCACCGAAGGCGCCCATGATGAGCTGCTCGCCATCGCCGAGAAGCTCCAGGCCCCGATCGTCCATTCGATCCGAGGCAAGGAGTTCGTCGAGTACGACAATCCCTATGACGTGGGCATGACCGGTCTGCTCGGGTTCTCCTCCGGCTACGCCGCGCTCAAGGACTGCGACACTCTGCTCATGCTCGGTACCGATCTGCCCTACCAGCAGTTCTACCCCGAGGATGCGACGGTCATCCAGGTCGATGTGCGCGGGTCCCAGATCGGCAGGCGCACGAAGGTCGACATTCCGCTTGTCGGAACGGTCGCCGACACCGTCGAGGCGCTGCTGCCGAAGATCAAGCCGAATCGCAGCAGCACGCACCTCAACGCGCTGACCAAGCACTATCAGAGGACGCGTAAGGACCTCGACGAGCTGGCCACACCCTCGAAGCGGACGATCCACCCGCAGTACCTGACCCGGCTCCTCGACGAGATGGCCGATGACGACGCCGTATTCATTCCCGACGTCGGATCACCCGTGGTGTGGGCGGCCCGCTACCTGACGATGAACGGCAAGCGTCGCCTCATCGGGTCCTTCAGCCACGGATCGATGGCCAACGCCCTGTCCCAGAGCGTCGGCGTGCAGTCGGCGTTCGAGGACCGGCAGACCATTGCGCTCGCCGGTGACGGCGGACTGGCCATGCTGCTCGGTGAGCTCATCACGCTCACGCAGAACAAACTGCCGGTCAAGACGGTCGTGTACAACAACTCCTCGCTCAACTTCGTCGAGCTCGAGATGAAGGCGGCCGGTTTCGTCACGTTCGGAACGGACCTCGACAACCCCGACTTCTCCACCATCGCCGAGGCGGTCGGGATCAAGGGATTCCGCGTCGAGAAGTCCAAGGACCTGCCGAAGGTCGTCAAGGAATTCCTCGCCTACCCGGGCCCTGCGGTCCTCGATGTCGTCACCGAACGTCAGGAGCTGTCGATGCCGCCGTCGATCACCGTCGAGCAGGCCAAGGGCTTCGCGCTCTACGCGATCCGCACGGTGCTCTCGGGCAAGGGCGACGAACTCATCGACCTCGCCCGGACGAACCTCCGCCAGCTCTTCTGA